A single Nocardioides bizhenqiangii DNA region contains:
- a CDS encoding 5-oxoprolinase subunit C family protein — protein sequence MTSLLVRRVGLALVQDAGRPGQAAIGVGRSGAADRSSYALANRLVGNTAGAATLEVVLGGLEVEAVDGTVWLAGAGAPAPLRLDGRPEPTGAVLALRPGSRLALGLPASGLRSYLAVRGGIDVPAVLGSRSHDTLAGLGPAPLAVGDALPVGSETADEMRVDAVPAMRYGDRPVLRVVRGPRDDWVRDPATLVATTWSVAPASDRVGIRLTGGRIDLLDPTRQLPSEGATRGAIQVPSGGEPVVFGPDHPVTGGYPVMAVVVDDDSDRLAQLRPGEEVRFAWAQ from the coding sequence ATGACTTCCCTGCTCGTCCGTCGCGTCGGCCTCGCCCTGGTCCAGGACGCCGGCCGCCCGGGACAGGCCGCGATCGGGGTGGGACGGTCGGGCGCGGCCGACCGGTCGTCGTACGCCCTCGCCAACCGGCTGGTCGGCAACACCGCCGGCGCCGCGACCCTCGAGGTCGTGCTCGGCGGCCTCGAGGTCGAGGCGGTCGACGGCACGGTCTGGCTCGCAGGCGCCGGCGCGCCGGCGCCGCTCCGGCTCGACGGCCGCCCCGAGCCGACGGGCGCGGTGCTCGCGCTGCGGCCGGGCAGCCGGCTCGCGCTCGGACTGCCGGCCAGCGGCCTCCGGTCGTACCTCGCCGTGCGGGGCGGCATCGACGTCCCGGCGGTCCTCGGCTCGCGCTCGCACGACACCCTCGCCGGGCTCGGGCCGGCGCCGCTCGCCGTCGGCGACGCGCTGCCCGTCGGCAGCGAGACGGCCGACGAGATGCGCGTCGACGCCGTCCCCGCGATGCGGTACGGCGACCGCCCGGTGCTGCGGGTCGTCCGTGGTCCGCGCGACGACTGGGTGCGCGACCCTGCCACGCTCGTCGCGACCACCTGGTCCGTCGCGCCGGCGTCGGACCGGGTCGGGATCCGGCTCACGGGTGGCCGGATCGACCTGCTCGACCCGACGCGACAGCTCCCGAGCGAGGGCGCGACCCGCGGCGCGATCCAGGTCCCGTCCGGCGGCGAGCCCGTCGTGTTCGGGCCGGACCACCCGGTCACCGGCGGCTACCCGGTGATGGCGGTCGTCGTCGACGACGACTCCGACCGGCTCGCCCAGCTGCGGCCGGGGGAGGAGGTCAGGTTCGCCT
- a CDS encoding 5-oxoprolinase subunit B family protein, whose product MNTPRLLPYGDRALLVEVEEVSEVVLVADAVRSGPLADLVDDVVPGARSVLLLARPGVDPAEIRERAETGMVPDDLRLDPSKSPADRQGPSTVEIPVTYDGPDLAEVARMTGLSEEEVVAAHTGTPWRVAFGGFAPGFAYLVGGDPRLEVPRRDEPRTQVPTGAVGLAGEFSGVYPRESPGGWQLIGRTEVAMWDLDRDPPALLYAGATVRFLRA is encoded by the coding sequence ATGAACACCCCCCGCCTCCTCCCGTACGGCGACCGCGCCCTGCTCGTTGAGGTCGAGGAGGTCTCCGAGGTGGTGCTGGTCGCCGACGCCGTCCGGTCCGGTCCGCTGGCCGACCTGGTGGACGACGTCGTCCCCGGCGCCCGCTCGGTCCTCCTCCTCGCCCGCCCTGGCGTCGATCCGGCCGAGATCCGCGAGAGGGCCGAAACGGGGATGGTCCCTGACGATCTGCGGCTCGATCCGTCGAAATCACCGGCGGATCGTCAGGGACCATCCACCGTCGAGATCCCGGTGACGTACGACGGGCCCGATCTCGCGGAGGTGGCTCGGATGACCGGACTCAGCGAGGAGGAGGTGGTGGCGGCGCACACGGGAACGCCGTGGCGGGTGGCGTTCGGGGGGTTCGCGCCGGGGTTCGCCTACCTGGTCGGTGGCGACCCGCGGCTGGAGGTGCCGCGGCGGGACGAGCCGCGGACCCAGGTGCCCACGGGAGCGGTGGGGCTGGCGGGGGAGTTCAGCGGCGTCTACCCGCGGGAGTCGCCCGGCGGCTGGCAGCTGATCGGGCGGACGGAGGTCGCGATGTGGGACCTCGACCGCGATCCGCCGGCGCTGCTCTACGCCGGCGCGACGGTGCGGTTCCTGCGCGCATGA
- a CDS encoding LamB/YcsF family protein, with product MPPGPPSTLDLNADVGESFGRWRLGDDEALLPHLTSANVACGFHAGDPLTLRRTCEGAVHHGVAIGAQVGYRDLVGFGRRFVDVPPDELAADVLYQLGALDGIARAAGGGVGYLKPHGALYHAVTAHEGQARAVVEAVMAYGGLPVLGLPGSLLLTIAAEAGLPTVPEGFADRAYLPDGSLVPRGEPGAVLDDPSAAAEQAVRLAGAGQVRSLCVHGDSPGAVETAAAVRAALSDAGVQVASFA from the coding sequence CTGCCACCGGGCCCCCCGTCCACGCTGGACCTCAACGCCGACGTGGGGGAGTCGTTCGGACGGTGGCGGCTCGGCGACGACGAGGCACTGCTCCCGCACCTGACCAGCGCGAACGTCGCCTGCGGGTTCCATGCGGGCGACCCGCTGACCCTGCGTCGTACCTGCGAGGGCGCGGTGCACCACGGCGTCGCGATCGGCGCCCAGGTCGGCTACCGAGACCTCGTGGGCTTCGGCCGCCGGTTCGTCGACGTACCGCCGGACGAGCTCGCCGCGGACGTCCTGTACCAGCTCGGCGCCCTGGACGGCATCGCCCGCGCGGCCGGCGGCGGGGTCGGCTACCTCAAGCCGCACGGTGCGCTCTACCACGCGGTGACCGCGCACGAGGGCCAGGCGCGAGCCGTCGTGGAGGCGGTCATGGCGTACGGCGGCCTGCCGGTCCTCGGCCTCCCCGGTTCGCTGCTCCTGACGATCGCGGCCGAGGCCGGGCTGCCCACGGTCCCCGAGGGATTCGCCGACCGGGCCTACCTGCCCGACGGCTCGCTCGTCCCCCGCGGCGAGCCCGGCGCCGTGCTGGACGACCCGAGCGCCGCGGCCGAGCAGGCGGTCCGGCTGGCCGGCGCCGGCCAGGTGCGCTCCCTCTGCGTCCACGGCGACTCTCCCGGCGCGGTGGAGACCGCGGCCGCCGTCCGCGCCGCGCTCTCCGACGCCGGGGTGCAGGTCGCATCCTTCGCATGA